One Yoonia sp. BS5-3 genomic window carries:
- the msrA gene encoding peptide-methionine (S)-S-oxide reductase MsrA, translating to MLKWFLATFSIIVPVKTAADTAIFAGGCFWCVESDFEAVPGVREVVSGYTGGTTENPTYRTLKGSGHYEAVQISYDADVVSYEQLLHAFFRSIDPTDAGGQFCDRGDSYRTAVFVSNTAEYAAAETAKLVAQEVLGQQVVTAILEAGPFYPAEPIHQDYYRGTTLVVTRRGVKTQAEAYTFYREACGRDARVTALWGEDAIFADH from the coding sequence ATGTTAAAATGGTTTCTTGCGACCTTCAGTATCATCGTTCCTGTCAAAACCGCTGCCGACACCGCGATCTTTGCCGGCGGCTGCTTTTGGTGCGTTGAAAGCGATTTTGAAGCCGTTCCTGGCGTCCGTGAGGTTGTCTCGGGCTATACTGGGGGGACAACTGAAAACCCGACATATCGCACGCTTAAGGGATCTGGCCATTATGAAGCTGTCCAGATCTCTTACGATGCGGATGTTGTAAGCTACGAACAATTATTACATGCGTTTTTCCGCTCGATCGATCCGACCGATGCGGGTGGCCAATTTTGTGACCGCGGCGATAGCTACCGTACGGCTGTTTTCGTCTCTAATACGGCCGAATATGCAGCTGCAGAGACTGCAAAGTTGGTTGCGCAAGAGGTGCTGGGACAACAGGTCGTCACGGCAATTTTGGAAGCTGGTCCATTTTATCCAGCAGAACCCATTCATCAGGATTACTATCGCGGCACCACACTTGTCGTGACCAGACGCGGCGTTAAAACGCAGGCCGAGGCTTATACTTTCTATCGCGAAGCGTGTGGCAGAGATGCCCGTGTAACCGCGTTATGGGGTGAAGACGCGATTTTTGCCGATCACTGA
- a CDS encoding ribokinase gives MAIWNLGSINADYIYSVPHIPAPGETLSSTKRQAFLGGKGANMSVAAARAAAHVNHIGAVGPDGGWAVERLLEYGVDIRNIAEIDTETAQAIIMVDPGGENAILLHPGANAEIPQTTLQTAMAEAQTGDWLVIQNETNLQRTAAALGKRMGLQVAYAAAPFDAARVQAVLPHLDFLILNAIEAEQLHKATGQSPKDLPVRDVIVTLGADGADWYGTGEKEHFPARQVDPVDTTGAGDTFTGYVLAGLDRGMPMAQAIKQATKAAALMVTRPGTADVIPDLSEVQALQ, from the coding sequence ATGGCAATTTGGAATCTTGGATCAATCAACGCGGACTACATCTATTCGGTACCGCATATTCCGGCGCCAGGTGAAACGCTCAGTTCGACGAAGCGGCAGGCCTTTCTTGGGGGTAAGGGGGCAAATATGTCAGTTGCTGCCGCCCGTGCTGCGGCGCATGTGAACCATATCGGGGCCGTCGGTCCAGATGGCGGTTGGGCGGTTGAACGGTTGTTGGAATATGGCGTAGATATCCGCAATATCGCCGAAATAGACACTGAAACAGCCCAAGCTATCATCATGGTGGACCCCGGGGGTGAAAACGCGATTTTATTGCATCCCGGTGCAAATGCGGAAATTCCGCAAACCACGCTGCAAACTGCTATGGCCGAGGCGCAGACTGGCGATTGGCTGGTTATTCAGAACGAAACGAACCTTCAAAGAACTGCCGCTGCACTTGGTAAGCGGATGGGATTGCAGGTTGCGTATGCAGCAGCACCTTTTGATGCGGCGCGGGTACAGGCGGTTCTGCCACATCTTGATTTTCTGATCCTGAACGCGATCGAGGCCGAGCAGTTGCATAAGGCGACAGGTCAGTCGCCCAAGGATCTGCCGGTGCGCGATGTGATCGTTACACTCGGGGCTGATGGGGCTGATTGGTACGGCACGGGCGAAAAGGAACATTTCCCCGCGCGTCAGGTTGATCCGGTCGACACGACAGGCGCGGGGGATACGTTCACCGGATATGTGCTCGCTGGGCTGGACCGCGGAATGCCAATGGCACAGGCGATCAAACAGGCAACCAAGGCTGCCGCGCTAATGGTAACGCGGCCCGGAACGGCTGATGTCATTCCTGATCTGTCCGAGGTACAAGCGCTTCAGTGA